In Streptomyces sp. NBC_00344, the genomic window GCTGGAACCGCAGGGCAGCCCAGATGACGAGGGGAAAGGTGAGGAAGAGGAACGAGAACGAGCTTCTGGTGGCCAGCAGGTTGAGGGGGACTGCCGTCACCAGCAGCACGGTGGCTTCCACCCAGCGGTCGCTGGAGCGGGGCCGGCGGAGCCTGCGCAGGACGAGGAGCAGCGGAGTGACCACGAGAACGCCCAGACTGTCGCCGGCCCACCACGCCAACCAGACCCGCCAGAACTGGCTGTGGGGAAGCTTCCCGGTGAGCGTCAGCACACCGGCCCCCACGGTGGCGCTGACCAGCATCCCCGCCACGGCGCCGAGAAAGACCAGAGCGGCACCGTCACGCAGCCGGTTCAGCTCCATCCGGAACCCCATCCTGCGCAGCAACAGGAAGGAGCACAGGGGGGCGAGTGTGTTGCCCGCCACGATGGCGATGTCGGAGGGACCGAGTGCGTCGCTGATCGTGGCAACGGAGAGCAGGGCGCCGGCCGCCACACCGGGCAGCATCCGAAGGCCCAGGTAGAGGAAGCTGCTGAGCGCGACACCAGCAGGAAGCCACAAAGGCGTGACGACCGCACCGTCCACGACCACTTCCCTGAGCAGGCCGAGTCGGGCCGACGCGTAGTACGCGGCGGCAACCACGACCATCTGTCCCACAACCACGGCCGGTCGGCTGTTGTCGGGACTGAAGAACCTGCTTGCCATCAGGCGGCCGACCGCTCATCGCCGGGACACACCGGCACTCGGCGCCGAGTGCCGGCCCCGGCGGCCGAGGGAGCCCGGACGAGCCGCCCTGCCGTACAGCCGCCGCACGCGTCCGGTGTTCCGCCGCCGATCCGCATCCGCGGCGGGCGCGGACGTGTTGTCCCCGGCGCAATGCTCGTTGCCGGCGCCCCGCCGCGACGCAGCCTCAACCGCCGAGGCCGGGTGAGAAGTGCAGGGCGCGCTGGCTCTTGTCTCTCCGGGTGGCGGCGTGCTTCATGCGGCCATCGAAGTTCTTGTCGCTGCCGGAATCCGGTACCGACACGCCCGCCGCCATGATGATCACCGAAACGGTCAGGCTCATCGGAGGGCGCATGAGGCCGGTCAGCGCAGTTCCCCCTGTGGTCCGCACCGGTCCGGGCACATCCATGCACGCGGAGGTGCTCCCCTCCTGACCGCCCGCATGACCGTCCGGTCGTTGCCGGACGGCCTCATGGCGGGCGCAGGCCGGTCGCCCTACTGCGACACATCCCGTGTCGGTCCGCCGGAGTCCCAGCGGTGGCGGATATCACGGAAAGTGACATATTGGTCCCTGAGGGCGGTCTCCGAGCGCCGCGCGCCGACCGGACGGCCCGGCTGTCCATGCGGACCCATGTCCGCTCAGGCAGTCCGCCTGCAGGCCGACCGTTTTCCGGAGGGAGCCCCGGATGAACTCTTTCGAAGAAGGACAGCCCGGACCGGCCCGCCGGGCTGCCGGTCTCGGACTGCCACCCGGGGTGCGCGCATGTCTGTTCGACCTGGACGGAGTCCTCACGCGGACGGCGGAGGTGCATGCTGCGGCTTGGCGCGAGATGTTCGACGAGTACCTTCGCCGTCGGGCCCTCGACACGGGGGAGAAATTCGTGGCCTTCGATCCCGTTGCCGATTACGACGCGTACGTGGACGGCAAACCGCGTGACGACGGGACACGTTCCTTCCTCGCGGCCCGGGGGATCGAGCTTCCCGAGGGCGATCAGCACGACGAGCCCGGAGCGCTGACCGTGCGTGCACTGGGGAACCGCAAGAACGCGATCGTGCTGCGCCGGATTCACCGGGACGGGGTGCGGGTCTTCGAGAGTTCCGTGCGCTATGTACACGCCGCACGGAAGGCCGGGCTGCGCCGTGCGGTGGTCTCATCGAGCACCAACTGCCGCGATGTCCTGGTGGCTGCCGGGATCGAAGATCTCTTCGAGGTACGCGTGGACGGGCTGACCGCCCGGAAGGAGAGCCTGGCCGGTAAACCCGCCCCCGACATGTTCCTCAGGGCCGCGGCAGCGCTGAGTGTGCTCCCTGCGCAGGCCGCTGTCTTCGAGGACGCACTGGCCGGTGTGGCAGCCGGCCGCGCGGGCGACTTCGGACTTGTGGTGGGGGTCGACCGGGCGCACCAGGCGCATGAGCTGAAGACACACGGCGCCGACATCGTGGTGGAAGACCTTGCCGAACTCCTGGACCTTTCATGATCACCCAGCCGGAGTTTCCCGTTGAGCCCTGGTGTCTGCGGTCGACCGATCTGGGTCTGGATGTACTCGCCCAGAGCGAGTCCCTTTTCGCGCTGTCGAACGGGAACATCGGCTGGCGCGGGAACCTGGACGAGGGCGAGCCGCACGGTCTGCCGGGTTCCTACCTCAGTGGCGTCTACGAACAGCGTCCACTGCCGTACGCAGAGGCCGGTTACGGCTATCCAGAGTCCGGCCAGACGGTCATCAACGTCACCAACGGCAAGCTGATCCGGCTGCTTGTCAACGACGAGGCCTTCGATGTCCGTTACGGCGAACTGCAGGCGCACGAAAGGGTGCTGGACTTCAGGGACGGAGTGCTGCGGCGGACGGTCGATTGGGTATCGCCCGCCGGCTGCGCGGTGAGGGTGTCCTCCACCCGGCTCGTCTCCTTCGTGCAGCGGTCGATCGCGGCGGTCTGCTACGAGGTGGAACCGCTGAACGGCCCGGTGAGGGTGGTGATCCAGTCCGAGCTCGTCGCCAACGAGCAGCTGCCGCAGCCCGGGGGTGACCCCCGGGTCTCCGCCGTGCTGGATGCGCCACTGGTGGGTGAGGCGCATACGGCGGCAGAGACCCGGGCCGGGCTGTTGCACTCCACCCGTCACAGCGACCTGTGCGTCGCGGCCGCGATGGACCACGTCGTTGACGGCCCGCCCGGTACCGAGACCTCAGCGGAGAGCTTCCCTGATCTCGGGCGGGTGACCGTGACGGCTTCACTGGAGCCCGGGCGGCCGCTCCGGCTGGTCAAGTTTGTCTCGTACGGCTGGTCGGGGGCACGCTCCTTGCCCGCGGTGCGCGATCAGGCGGATGCGGCGCTCGCCGGTGCCCGGCGGACCGGCTGGGAAGGCATGCTCCGTGAACAGAAGGCTCATCTGGACCACTTCTGGGCCGGAGCGGACGTACAGGTCGACGGGGACACCGAAGTGCAACAGGCCGTGCGTTTCGGGCTGTTCCATCTCCTGCAGGCGGGCGCCCGTGCCGAGGGCAGGGCCATCCCGGCGAAGGGCCTCACAGGTCCCGGTTACGACGGACACTGCTTCTGGGACACCGAAGCATATGTACTGCCGGTGCTCAACTACGTAGCACCCGAGGCGTCCGCCCACGCGCTGCGCTGGCGGCACAGCACGCTCCCGATGGCCATCGAGCGTGCACGCCAACTCGGTCTGGACGGCGCGGCCTTCCCTTGGCGGACGATCCACGGCGAGGAATGCTCCGGCTACTGGCCGGCCGGAACCGCGGCCTTCCACATCAATGCCGACATCGCCGACGCGGTCATCCGCTACGTGGACGCGACAGGGGACGAAGCCTTCGAGGAGACCATCGGGGTCGAATTGCTCGTCGAGACCGCACGGCTGTGGCGGTCCCTGGGGCATCATGACCCGTCAGGGCGCTTCTGCATCGACGGAGTCACCGGCCCTGACGAATACAGCGCCGTCGCGGACAACAACGTCTACACCAACCTGCTGGCCCAGCAGAACCTCAGTGCCGCATCCGACGCGGCCCAGCGCAACCCGGAGCGAGCGCGTCAACTGGGCGTGGATGACGAGGAGATGGCTGAGTGGCGGGATGCCGCCAAGGCGATGTACATCCCTTACGACACGACCCTCGACATCCACCCGCAGTCCGAGGGCTTCACATCGCACAGGGTGTGGGACTTCGCGGCCACCACACCGGACGACTATCCGCTGATGCTGCACTTCCCGTACTTCGACCTGTACCGGAAGCAGGTCATCAAACAAGCCGACCTGGTCCTCGCGATGACCCGCCGTGGCGACGCGTTCACCAAGGAGCAGAAGGCACGGAACTTCGCCTACTACGAACGGCTCACTGTGCGGGACTCCTCGTTGTCCGCCTGCACTCAGGCCGTGATGGCTGCCGAGGTGGGTCATCTTGAACTGGCCCACGACTATCTGGCCGAGGCTGCGCTGATGGACCTCGGCGATCTCGAGCACAACACCCGGGACGGCCTGCACATCGCGGCTCTCGCCGGCAGCTGGATCGCCCTGGTGGCCGGAATCGGT contains:
- a CDS encoding MASE1 domain-containing protein, which translates into the protein MASRFFSPDNSRPAVVVGQMVVVAAAYYASARLGLLREVVVDGAVVTPLWLPAGVALSSFLYLGLRMLPGVAAGALLSVATISDALGPSDIAIVAGNTLAPLCSFLLLRRMGFRMELNRLRDGAALVFLGAVAGMLVSATVGAGVLTLTGKLPHSQFWRVWLAWWAGDSLGVLVVTPLLLVLRRLRRPRSSDRWVEATVLLVTAVPLNLLATRSSFSFLFLTFPLVIWAALRFQLPGSAPCAALASVLAVLSATDGIGPFAGQTLFEVTATVAAFNGAVALTALLLAAIVTEQQNITRKIERACGELADLVEQLTPGVEQPRPPSAGPPPVGDSDS
- a CDS encoding HAD family hydrolase codes for the protein MNSFEEGQPGPARRAAGLGLPPGVRACLFDLDGVLTRTAEVHAAAWREMFDEYLRRRALDTGEKFVAFDPVADYDAYVDGKPRDDGTRSFLAARGIELPEGDQHDEPGALTVRALGNRKNAIVLRRIHRDGVRVFESSVRYVHAARKAGLRRAVVSSSTNCRDVLVAAGIEDLFEVRVDGLTARKESLAGKPAPDMFLRAAAALSVLPAQAAVFEDALAGVAAGRAGDFGLVVGVDRAHQAHELKTHGADIVVEDLAELLDLS
- a CDS encoding glycoside hydrolase family 65 protein; the protein is MITQPEFPVEPWCLRSTDLGLDVLAQSESLFALSNGNIGWRGNLDEGEPHGLPGSYLSGVYEQRPLPYAEAGYGYPESGQTVINVTNGKLIRLLVNDEAFDVRYGELQAHERVLDFRDGVLRRTVDWVSPAGCAVRVSSTRLVSFVQRSIAAVCYEVEPLNGPVRVVIQSELVANEQLPQPGGDPRVSAVLDAPLVGEAHTAAETRAGLLHSTRHSDLCVAAAMDHVVDGPPGTETSAESFPDLGRVTVTASLEPGRPLRLVKFVSYGWSGARSLPAVRDQADAALAGARRTGWEGMLREQKAHLDHFWAGADVQVDGDTEVQQAVRFGLFHLLQAGARAEGRAIPAKGLTGPGYDGHCFWDTEAYVLPVLNYVAPEASAHALRWRHSTLPMAIERARQLGLDGAAFPWRTIHGEECSGYWPAGTAAFHINADIADAVIRYVDATGDEAFEETIGVELLVETARLWRSLGHHDPSGRFCIDGVTGPDEYSAVADNNVYTNLLAQQNLSAASDAAQRNPERARQLGVDDEEMAEWRDAAKAMYIPYDTTLDIHPQSEGFTSHRVWDFAATTPDDYPLMLHFPYFDLYRKQVIKQADLVLAMTRRGDAFTKEQKARNFAYYERLTVRDSSLSACTQAVMAAEVGHLELAHDYLAEAALMDLGDLEHNTRDGLHIAALAGSWIALVAGIGGMRDQIGQLSFAPRLPPGLTRLAFVVSPKRRRLRVEVTAESAVYTLVDGPPLEFLHHGQPVSVSAGAPQECPISASPPLTAPVQPPHREPRRRAAPRDAGTDASGVITHSGSD